A DNA window from Comamonas fluminis contains the following coding sequences:
- a CDS encoding SAVED domain-containing protein, with amino-acid sequence MNSPLFQPQALGGVVARGGFEYQDAYLLESIPCLLAETAFSHAVSELLGDIEFRYFRPGGGTYCITYEAKRNQLSKIEFWNEVAHFKELHDAAPDEYVQFVLLCGGFVGEFAPLFNKLARYRGPAEALNQDSSIRIAAEADIVGYIVKLGQTPELARFVLERVAFVQYSDTQVEAGFAVNMGRHLPELDLRRQEENAFRARCKELVAQSVKGVVYRRCIEQALMDSMPGATERWRATPSALQLSGQGFDLGPLGLDVSTFNGPDRGTVGQAAWEQLRRSLAEMGKFVLGSRQRRGIRLSAKHRMSVACLLGHTFSATGNFTLTMEHNGQLFDTSDHTQAKEHFFTDHESAVTSTGREGMVSISFPNGSNADVDVQAMAFGLDASPKLSLGSGSAVPDIATLNRAVHEAKVKLAEFRGRHQLSCIHLFIKAPSVFAMALGHRLNGIGVIQLYDWDQGKYIPTVRLS; translated from the coding sequence ATGAATTCACCACTTTTTCAACCACAGGCACTCGGCGGCGTGGTCGCTCGGGGAGGATTCGAGTACCAAGACGCCTACCTGCTCGAGAGCATTCCATGCCTTCTTGCAGAGACCGCCTTCAGTCATGCAGTCAGCGAGCTGCTTGGTGACATCGAGTTCCGCTACTTCAGACCAGGCGGTGGGACGTACTGCATCACGTACGAGGCTAAGCGCAATCAACTCAGCAAAATAGAGTTCTGGAACGAGGTTGCACACTTCAAGGAACTGCACGATGCAGCTCCGGACGAGTATGTGCAGTTTGTGCTTCTGTGTGGCGGCTTCGTTGGTGAGTTCGCACCGCTGTTCAATAAGCTTGCGCGATACCGTGGCCCGGCAGAGGCGCTAAATCAAGACTCCTCCATTCGCATCGCCGCTGAAGCGGATATCGTGGGCTACATCGTCAAGCTGGGGCAGACGCCAGAGCTTGCTAGGTTCGTGCTGGAGCGTGTGGCTTTCGTTCAATACAGCGACACCCAAGTTGAGGCCGGCTTTGCTGTGAACATGGGTAGGCACCTCCCTGAACTGGACCTGCGTCGCCAAGAGGAGAACGCCTTTCGCGCAAGATGTAAGGAGCTTGTGGCCCAGTCAGTGAAGGGCGTTGTCTATCGCAGGTGCATCGAACAGGCTCTTATGGACAGCATGCCTGGGGCGACGGAACGTTGGCGCGCTACGCCGTCCGCCTTGCAGCTATCGGGTCAGGGCTTTGACCTTGGTCCGCTTGGCCTGGACGTGTCGACATTCAACGGCCCAGACAGAGGAACTGTTGGTCAAGCAGCCTGGGAGCAGCTACGGCGCAGCTTGGCGGAGATGGGTAAGTTCGTGCTGGGCAGTCGGCAGCGCCGCGGTATTCGCCTTTCAGCCAAGCATCGTATGTCGGTGGCATGTCTGCTGGGTCACACCTTCTCGGCCACAGGCAACTTCACGCTCACCATGGAACACAACGGCCAGCTCTTTGACACGTCGGATCATACGCAGGCAAAAGAGCATTTCTTTACTGACCATGAGAGTGCTGTCACCTCGACGGGGCGCGAGGGAATGGTCTCCATCAGCTTCCCCAACGGCTCGAACGCGGATGTAGACGTTCAGGCTATGGCATTCGGCCTGGACGCATCGCCAAAGCTATCGCTAGGCTCCGGTTCCGCTGTCCCGGACATCGCCACACTGAACCGGGCAGTGCACGAAGCCAAGGTGAAGCTGGCTGAGTTCCGTGGTCGGCATCAGTTGAGCTGTATTCACCTCTTCATCAAGGCGCCCTCCGTTTTCGCTATGGCGCTTGGACACCGGCTCAACGGCATCGGTGTCATTCAGCTGTACGACTGGGACCAGGGCAAGTACATCCCCACGGTCCGGCTTTCCTAA
- a CDS encoding Mov34/MPN/PAD-1 family protein: protein MRESSKCCSRQWRAALMLQLILPTDVQTALTCALTHAGVRECGGVLLGEHVGIDQFLVRMVTMQRPGTVTSFVRNLSGVATSIKRFCAKHGNDFRRFNYLGEWHSHPSFSVQPSSTDHCSMLDIVTTPQVGANFVVLLIIKLDASGQLEGSAHTYLPDGRYGCSTLVFESRR, encoded by the coding sequence ATGCGCGAATCCTCGAAGTGTTGCAGTCGGCAATGGAGGGCGGCCCTAATGTTGCAGCTGATACTGCCAACTGATGTGCAAACCGCGCTAACCTGTGCTCTGACGCATGCTGGGGTACGAGAATGCGGCGGTGTGCTTCTGGGTGAGCATGTGGGCATTGACCAGTTCTTAGTCCGGATGGTCACCATGCAGCGGCCTGGAACCGTCACAAGCTTCGTGCGTAACCTTTCTGGCGTCGCAACCTCAATTAAGCGCTTCTGCGCCAAGCATGGCAACGACTTCCGGCGGTTCAACTACCTGGGCGAATGGCACTCGCATCCAAGCTTCTCAGTACAGCCGAGCTCGACAGACCACTGCTCAATGCTAGACATCGTCACCACCCCCCAGGTGGGCGCAAACTTTGTAGTCTTGCTGATTATTAAGCTGGATGCCTCTGGGCAACTCGAGGGTAGTGCGCACACTTACCTTCCAGACGGAAGATACGGCTGCTCAACTCTTGTTTTCGAAAGCCGCAGATGA
- a CDS encoding ThiF family adenylyltransferase — MMSPLQAQPSRMAREVRLLQALSSEIHSFKLNGWSKTGTGDLCAYFQFGVGNWVFDGVLVYPSLFPDVPAFVRPRHAKTRLSRHQFGGGGVLCLEYGPDNWVSAFTGADVVRSAYKLLWSELISNASPRRLKAPLSRHEQSAAQEARFEPYRFVLTTGFQELLRARATPGLYPLNIRLSSLDGVRVAVPTCIGDASKLQVADVPASGWPSACAQVGWLAIVQGEALHLGDFNLQALKTRLGELWPIGANDANLAHEYFIVVHSPTHKLRAFQVDASERLTEYHLLDFSNDKGGRLPDNFRPLADAHVAIVGAGSLGGKIAVSMARAGVRKFTLVDEDILGPENLVRNALDWRSVGFNKVDALKRDIELVAPGAMVEVTQLNIGAQENPGVMARLNDALIECSLVIDATANPRAFLTLSALCKSAKLPMVWGEVFAGGFGSQMARSRPGLDGDAATIRACIHTYLAQLEPVPGQEAQDALRYAMDVAGQVLVGSDADVSALAASMTQFAIDTLCAGKQSEYPVAAYLMGYRKFWEFKQPFDTIPIDCSAALCTPEKVQLLCPEDARILEVLQSAMEGGPNVAADTAN, encoded by the coding sequence ATGATGTCGCCGTTGCAGGCCCAACCTAGTCGGATGGCGCGCGAGGTGCGCCTTCTGCAGGCGCTCTCATCCGAAATTCACTCCTTTAAACTGAACGGGTGGAGTAAGACAGGAACTGGAGACCTGTGCGCGTATTTTCAGTTCGGGGTTGGCAACTGGGTCTTCGATGGGGTACTGGTGTATCCCTCCCTGTTCCCCGATGTGCCCGCCTTCGTCCGTCCAAGGCATGCCAAGACTCGGCTAAGCCGGCATCAATTTGGCGGCGGCGGGGTGCTGTGCCTAGAGTATGGCCCAGACAACTGGGTTTCGGCTTTTACTGGCGCAGATGTGGTTCGCAGCGCATATAAGCTTCTTTGGAGTGAGCTCATCAGCAACGCCTCACCGCGACGGCTCAAGGCGCCGCTGTCGCGCCACGAACAGAGCGCAGCGCAAGAAGCACGGTTCGAACCGTACCGCTTCGTGCTAACGACGGGTTTTCAGGAACTGCTGCGAGCACGCGCAACCCCCGGCCTGTATCCATTGAACATCCGTCTCTCCTCATTAGACGGGGTTAGGGTCGCAGTTCCAACATGCATCGGCGATGCCTCAAAGTTGCAGGTGGCGGATGTGCCTGCTAGTGGATGGCCTAGCGCTTGTGCGCAAGTCGGTTGGCTTGCAATCGTTCAGGGTGAAGCTCTGCATCTTGGTGATTTCAATTTGCAGGCGTTGAAGACCCGGCTCGGAGAACTCTGGCCCATCGGGGCGAACGACGCTAACCTTGCCCACGAATACTTCATCGTCGTGCACAGCCCGACGCATAAGCTCCGAGCGTTTCAGGTAGATGCTTCCGAGCGCTTAACAGAGTATCACCTGCTTGATTTTTCCAACGACAAGGGGGGCCGACTGCCCGACAACTTTCGCCCGCTCGCAGACGCTCATGTCGCTATCGTGGGTGCTGGGTCTCTTGGGGGAAAGATTGCAGTATCCATGGCGCGTGCTGGTGTTAGGAAGTTCACGTTGGTGGATGAGGACATTTTGGGTCCTGAGAACCTTGTGCGCAATGCGCTGGATTGGCGGTCTGTGGGCTTCAACAAGGTAGATGCACTCAAGCGCGACATTGAGTTGGTGGCCCCGGGCGCGATGGTGGAAGTCACGCAATTGAACATCGGCGCACAAGAGAACCCCGGGGTCATGGCACGGTTGAACGACGCTCTCATCGAATGCAGCCTCGTGATTGATGCAACAGCCAATCCTCGCGCATTCCTGACGCTGTCGGCACTGTGCAAGTCGGCGAAGTTGCCCATGGTCTGGGGTGAAGTCTTCGCGGGGGGCTTCGGTAGCCAAATGGCGCGCAGCCGGCCAGGCCTGGATGGAGACGCGGCTACCATACGCGCATGCATTCACACCTACTTGGCGCAGCTCGAACCCGTGCCAGGCCAAGAGGCGCAGGATGCTCTGCGCTATGCCATGGACGTTGCGGGGCAGGTGCTTGTCGGCAGTGATGCTGATGTGTCGGCCCTAGCCGCCTCAATGACGCAATTCGCCATCGACACGCTTTGCGCCGGAAAACAGTCTGAATACCCTGTTGCAGCCTATTTGATGGGCTACCGCAAGTTCTGGGAGTTTAAGCAGCCATTCGACACGATACCCATCGATTGCTCGGCCGCCCTGTGCACGCCCGAAAAGGTGCAGTTGCTTTGTCCTGAAGATGCGCGAATCCTCGAAGTGTTGCAGTCGGCAATGGAGGGCGGCCCTAATGTTGCAGCTGATACTGCCAACTGA
- a CDS encoding SMODS domain-containing nucleotidyltransferase codes for MTTQKQFTDLLYEIEPSTSTVNACSSAHTTLRAALKSDEEFAKVHKTDFLSGSYKRDTAIRPQKIDGVLQRPDVDIIVVTKHTKDDDPDDVLTILEEALRDAGYKNVKVNRRSIAVTLSTVDMDVVPIIENGLSYLIPDKQLGQWLTTNPPAHTQWTIDENSRTGGRFKPLVKLFKWWRRVNLADLRRPKGFILECVVSKFMNATQSNYETLFVELLESISDGYAGYAAAGLVPFLEDPGVPGNNVFSHVTAEEFQTFYDKVKEHAKLARDAKNETDDDKALKKWRDVLGSCFPAAASSRSAASSLVRPAVGLGLSFPAVAAVPNKPSGFA; via the coding sequence ATGACTACGCAAAAGCAATTTACTGACCTCCTCTACGAGATTGAGCCCTCGACTTCCACCGTTAACGCCTGTTCCAGCGCGCATACGACGCTGCGTGCTGCCCTGAAATCGGATGAGGAGTTCGCCAAGGTACACAAGACGGACTTCCTATCTGGTTCGTACAAGCGGGACACCGCGATTCGTCCACAGAAAATCGACGGCGTACTTCAACGCCCCGATGTGGACATCATCGTAGTGACGAAGCACACCAAAGACGATGACCCCGATGACGTACTCACCATCCTAGAAGAGGCTCTGCGCGACGCCGGCTACAAAAATGTCAAGGTCAACCGCCGTTCTATCGCCGTAACGCTCTCCACGGTTGATATGGACGTAGTGCCCATCATCGAGAACGGTCTGTCTTACCTTATCCCGGACAAACAGCTCGGCCAATGGCTGACCACCAACCCTCCTGCGCATACGCAGTGGACGATTGACGAGAACAGTCGCACTGGCGGCCGCTTCAAGCCGCTGGTTAAGCTCTTCAAATGGTGGCGCCGCGTTAATCTCGCTGACCTGCGCCGTCCGAAGGGGTTCATCCTGGAGTGCGTGGTTTCGAAGTTCATGAACGCGACACAGTCCAACTACGAGACATTGTTTGTGGAGCTGTTGGAGTCCATCAGTGACGGTTACGCAGGCTATGCTGCGGCAGGCTTGGTGCCGTTCCTGGAAGACCCAGGAGTCCCTGGCAACAACGTGTTCTCTCATGTAACGGCCGAGGAGTTCCAAACTTTCTACGACAAGGTCAAGGAGCACGCAAAGCTGGCTCGGGACGCCAAGAATGAGACGGACGACGACAAGGCCTTAAAGAAGTGGCGCGACGTACTTGGATCCTGCTTCCCCGCAGCAGCCTCTTCCCGCTCTGCCGCGTCATCGCTGGTGCGCCCGGCTGTAGGTCTGGGACTGTCGTTCCCAGCCGTGGCAGCAGTTCCCAACAAGCCGAGCGGGTTTGCATGA